From one Brachypodium distachyon strain Bd21 chromosome 4, Brachypodium_distachyon_v3.0, whole genome shotgun sequence genomic stretch:
- the LOC100845525 gene encoding proline--tRNA ligase, cytoplasmic — protein sequence MSTNKGGGGGGGGGKKKKEVKKETKLGMAFKKDENFGEWYSEVVVNSEMIEYYDISGCYILRPWAMEIWELLKEFFDAEIKKLKLKPYYFPLFVTENVLQKEKDHIEGFAPEVAWVTKSGKSDLEAPIAIRPTSETVMYPYFSKWIRSHRDLPLKCNQWCNVVRWEFSNPTPFIRSREFLWQEGHTVFATKEEADEEVLQILELYRRIYEEFLAVPVYKGRKSEMEKFAGGLYTTSVEAFIPNTGRGIQGATSHCLGQNFAKMFDITFENEKGERSMVWQNSWAYTTRSIGVMVMTHGDDKGLVLPPRVAPIQVIVIPVPFKDADTTAIKGACESTVYTLNQAGIRADLDARENYSPGWKYSQWEMKGVPLRIEIGPKDLANKQVRIVRRDNGAKVDIPSTDVVEQVGALLEGIQANLLETAKQKRDACIKTISTWDEFIGALNDKKLILAPWCDEEEVEKDVKARTKGELGAAKTLCTPFDQPDLPAGTVCFASGKPAQKWSFWGRSY from the exons ATGTCGACCAACAAgggcggaggtggtggtggaggtggag ggaagaagaagaaggaggtgaagaAGGAGACGAAGCTGGGGATGGCGTTCAAGAAGGACGAGAACTTCGGGGAGTGGTACTCCGAG GTTGTTGTTAACAGTGAAATGATTGAGTACTATGACATCTCTGGTTGTTATATCTTGAGGCCCTGGGCCATGGAAATATGGGAGTTGCTGAAA GAATTCTTTGATGCGGAAATTAAAAAGCTGAAGCTAAAACCATATTATTTCCCTTTGTTTGTTACGGAGAATGTTCTCCAGAAGGAGAAGGACCATATTGAGGGCTTTGCACCTGAG gTAGCGTGGGTTACTAAATCAGGAAAATCTGATCTGGAAGCTCCTATTGCAATCCGTCCCACAAGTGAAACTGTCATGTATCCATACTTCTCTAAATGGATACGAAGCCACAGGGACTTGCCTTTGAAGTGTAACCAGTGGTGCAATGTTGTTAGATGGGAGTTTAGCAATCCAACTCCTTTCATAAG GAGCCGTGAGTTCCTTTGGCAGGAAGGGCATACAGTTTTTGCGACTAAAGAGGAGGCAGATGAGGAG GTCCTCCAAATATTGGAACTCTACCGGAGGATATATGAAGAATTTTTAGCAGTTCCAGTGTACAAAGGGAGGAAAAGTGAGATGGAAAAGTTTGCTGGTGGACTTTATACCACCAGTGTGGAG GCATTCATACCAAACACTGGCCGTGGTATACAAGGTGCAACTTCACATTGTCTTGGTCAAAACTTTGCAAAGATGTTTGACATCACTTTCGAGAATGAAAAGGGTGAAAGGTCCATGGTGTGGCAGAATTCATGGGCATACACTACCCGCTCG ATCGGGGTGATGGTAATGACCCATGGTGATGACAAGGGCTTAGTGCTACCACCAAGAGTGGCACCTATCCAGGTCATTGTTATTCCTGTGCCATTTAAAGATGCTGACACAACGGCTATTAAAGGCGCATGTGAGTCGACTGTTTACACCTTGAACCAAGCTGGGATTCGTGCAGACTTGGATGCTCGCGAAAACTACTCTCCAGGTTGGAAATATTCTCAGTGGGAAATGAAAGGTGTTCCTTTGAGAATCGAGATAGGTCCAAAAGATCTGGCAAACAAACAG GTGCGAATTGTCCGGCGAGACAATGGTGCAAAGGTGGATATTCCTTCGACCGACGTGGTTGAGCAGGTTGGAGCATTGCTGGAAGGGATTCAAGCAAACTTGTTGGAAACAGCCAAGCAAAAAAGAGATGCCTGCATTAAAACCATCAGCACTTGGGATGAATTTATTGGAGCTCTGAATGACAAAAAGTTGATCTTGGCTCCATGGTGTGATGAAGAG GAAGTTGAGAAGGACGTGAAAGCTCGGACGAAAGGTGAACTCGGAGCTGCGAAAACGTTGTGTACTCCATTTGATCAGCCAGATCTTCCTGCCG GGACCGTGTGCTTTGCTTCCGGAAAGCCAGCGCAGAAGTGGTCATTCTGGGGTCGCAGCTATTGA
- the LOC100821538 gene encoding ATPase family AAA domain-containing protein FIGL1, translated as MPKSPSRATKTHKMEEQTRADFSAAASPTNWRKEVDERLQRLHSLLFGADAALERGDAAVAQVLALRLLGFLDSQTLSTDAGPEAAFIAPIRAAASSRLAAASRARASDSDRAAFELAKKDVDCVFAKQGDVSIEKIKCSKYFQALHQKSKGNAAVQPSATCQEFTVQGVQQLEESQAGIENEKLSIRASKLMTQTKITSLYGNKSLKANSLSDKNMFESEGDISKDFAGVENEIRTNQNDNRHPIYLGVEEDEKHCGQFQSAKRKHTGFRSPICEHANSPSSNDEADAPASASGFVTAKIKLAMDAVKKHGHNGHQGASVSPQCDNNLGTRNYGVRPSWNSRRGPRGNFVPPIRNNGGSACSTITSRVTGKNDDSMEDSIKKCLEMLCGPDGELPEKLRNLEPRLIEHVSNEIMDKDPNVRWVDIAGLEHAKKCVTEMVIWPLLRPDIFRGCRSPGRGLLLFGPPGTGKTMIGKAIAGEAKATFFYISASSLTSKWIGEGEKLVRALFGVACCRQPAVIFVDEIDSLLSQRKSDGEHESSRRLKTQFLIEMEGFDSGNEQILLIGATNRPQELDEAARRRLTKRLYIPLPSSEARAWIIRNLLEKDGLFKLSEEETSVVCKLTEGYSGSDMKNLVKDASMGPLREALQRGVEITELSKEDMRPVMLKDFEAALQEVRPSVSANELGTYEEWNRQFGSLSI; from the exons ATGCCAAAATCACCCAGCCGAGCCACCAAAACCCACAAAATGGAGGAGCAGACTCGCGCCGatttctccgccgccgcaagccCGACGAACTGGAGGAAGGAGGTGGACGAGCGGCTTCAGCGGCTCcactccctccttttcggcgccgacgccgcgctcGAGCGCGGCGATGCCGCGGTGGCGCAGGTGCTCGCGCTCCGTCTTCTCGGCTTCCTCGATTCCCAGACCCTCTCCACCGACGCGGGTCCCGAAGCCGCCTTCATCGCGCCCATCCgtgccgcagcctcctcccgCCTCGCCGCTGCCTCCCGCGCCCGCGCTTCCGATTCCGACCG TGCAGCGTTTGAGCTCGCAAAAAAGGACGTTGATTGTGTTTTTGCAAAGCAAGGAGACGTCAGCATTGAAAAGATCAAATGTTCAAAGTATTTCCAGGCTCTTCATCAGAAGTCCAAAGGAAATGCTGCTGTTCAACCG AGCGCAACTTGCCAAGAGTTCACAGTTCAAGGAGTGCAACAGCTTGAGGAAAGCCAGGCTGGCATAGAGAACGAGAAGCTTAGCATCAGGGCTTCAAAATTAATgacacaaacaaaaataacatCATTGTATGGTAACAAGTCCTTGAAGGCAAATAGTTTGTCAGATAAGAATATGTTTGAATCAGAGGGGGACATATCTAAAGATTTTGCTGGTGTTGAAAATGAGATCAGAACAAATCAAAATGATAACAGGCATCCTATTTATCTGGGGGTTGAAGAGGATGAGAAACATTGTGGGCAATTCCAGAGTGCAAAACGAAAGCATACAGGATTCAGAAGTCCAATTTGTGAACATGCAAATTCTCCATCAAGCAATGATGAAGCTGATGCTCCTGCCAGTGCCAGTGGTTTCGTTACTGCCAAGATAAAGTTG GCGATGGATGCTGTGAAAAAGCATGGGCATAATGGCCACCAAGGTGCTTCTGTATCCCCACAATGTGATAACAACCTTGGTACACGGAATTATGGTGTGAGGCCAAGCTGGAATTCTCGTCGTGGGCCACGTGGTAATTTTGTACCCCCTATCCGAAACAATGGGGGATCTGCTTGCAGTACAATCACCTCAAGGGTTACTGGAAAAAATGACGATTCCATGGAAgattcaataaaaaaatg TTTAGAAATGCTTTGTGGCCCTGATGGTGAGCTTCCTGAGAAGCTGAGGAATCTGGAACCTCGCCTCATCGAGCATGTTAGTAATGAAATAATGGATAAAGACCCTAATGTTCGCTGGGTTGACATAG CTGGTTTGGAACATGCTAAGAAGTGTGTAACAGAGATGGTTATTTGGCCACTACTACGTCCAGACATCTTTCGTGGTTGTCGGTCTCCTGGAAGAGGTCTACTACTATTTGGACCTCCT GGGACAGGCAAAACTATGATTGGAAAAGCAATAGCTGGCGAAGCCAAGGCAACATTTTTCTACATATCTGCAAGTTCACTCACAAGCAAATGG ATTGGAGAGGGTGAAAAGTTAGTGCGAGCACTATTTGGCGTGGCCTGTTGTCGTCAGCCTGCTGTCATATTCGTGGATGAGATAGATTCACTACTATCTCAG CGCAAATCAGATGGTGAACATGAATCAAGTAGAAGGTTGAAAACACAGTTTCTAATCGAGATGGAAGGTTTTGACAGTGGAAACGAGCAAATTTTACTTATAG GAGCAACAAACAGACCTCAAGAATTAGATGAAGCGGCTCGCAGGCGACTTACAAAGCGACTATACATTCCCCTTCCTTCATCAG AAGCGCGTGCTTGGATAATTCGCAATCTATTGGAGAAGGATGGCCTTTTCAAGCTCtcagaggaagaaacaagTGTTGTCTGCAAGTTAACAGAAG GTTACTCAGGATCTGACATGAAAAATCTTGTGAAAGATGCCTCCATGGGGCCACTTAGAGaagctcttcagcggggtgttGAAATCACAGAACTCAGCAAGGAGGATATGCGACCGGTGATGCTCAAG GATTTTGAGGCCGCTCTGCAGGAGGTCAGACCTTCTGTTTCCGCAAACGAACTGGGGACTTATGAAGAATGGAATAGGCAATTTGGCAGCCTATCAATCTAA
- the LOC100844194 gene encoding probable signal peptidase complex subunit 1: MDWQGQKSAEMLMQVLLVASAVAAFLVGYAMADFQLMLLVYAGGVVLTALVTVPNWPFFNRHPLKWLDPAEADRHPRPIVISAAALTAVKKKIGKNK; this comes from the coding sequence ATGGATTGGCAGGGGCAGAAGAGCGCCGAGATGCTGATGCAGGTACTGCTGGTGGCGTCGGCCGTGGCGGCGTTCCTGGTCGGGTACGCCATGGCGGACTTCCAGCTCATGCTGCTCGTCTACGCCGGTGGGGTCGTGCTCACGGCGCTCGTCACCGTGCCCAACTGGCCCTTCTTCAACCGGCACCCGCTCAAGTGGCTCGACCCCGCGGAGGCTGACCGCCACCCCCGTCCTATAGTCATCAGCGCGGCCGCGTTGACCGCGGTTAAGAAGAAGATCGGGAAGAATAAGTAA
- the LOC100825238 gene encoding chloride channel protein CLC-a has protein sequence MEGEQSQLGLAGEPPTTASPGAQQGKHDDGVNNDNEDPENQESGNGGIRSLEQPLLKRSNTLTASHLAMVGAKVSHIESLDYEIIENDLFKHDWRRRSNGEVLQYIFLKWALAFLVGLLTGVIASLINLAIENISGLKMLHMVQLVRDKRYWAGFLYFSGINFALTFVAAVLCVVFAPTAAGPGIPEIKAYLNGVDTPNMFGMPQLIVKIIGSICAVSSGLDLGKEGPLVHIGACLANLLSQGGGIRWLRYFNNDRDRRDLITCGASSGVCAAFRSPVGGVLFALEEVATWWRSALLWRTFFSTATVVVVLRGFIEVCRDGRCGLFGEGGLIIFDVSDVTVRYHVGDLLLVTLVGVIGGILGSLYNYLLHMVLRLYNLINDKGKSAKLCLALAVCVFTSAGLYLLPFAVPCTPCDPAFGAACPSTGKSGNFKQFNCAAGEYNDLATLLHATNVDATRNIFSTGTPHEFRLDSLLIFFAIYCVLGLFTFGIAVPSGLFLPIILMGAAYGRIVALVLQRFAQIDHGLYAVLGAAALMSGSMRMTVSLCVIFLELTNNLLLLPLTMFVLLIAKTVGDAFNPSIYEIILDLKGLPFLEPKPEPWMKDLTVGELAAAKPRTVSLQVVERVSTIVEVLRGTGHNGFPVVGRPRPGLSELHGLVLRSHLVAVLRKRWFLTEQRRTEDWEARERFSSVELADKSAKLEDLQEITPEEMEMFVDLHPFTNTTPYTVVETMSVAKAVVLFRAVALRHMLIMPKFQGPEISPIVGILTRQDLRAHNILGAFPHLANKRKAH, from the exons ATGGAGGGCGAGCAGAGCCAGCTGGGGCTCGCCGGAGAGCCGCCTACGACAGCGAGTCCGGGAGCGCAACAAGGCAAACACGACGACGGCGTCAACAACGACAACGAGGACCCGGAGAACCAGGAGAGCGGCAATGGCGGCATCCGGTCCCTGGAGCAGCCGCTGCTGAAGAGGAGCAACACCCTGACTGCCAGCCATCTCGCCATGGTCGGCGCCAAGGTCTCCCACATCGAGAGCCTCGACTACGA GATCATCGAGAACGACCTGTTCAAGCACgactggcggcggcggtcgaaCGGGGAGGTGCTGCAGTACATCTTCCTCAAGTGGGCGCTGGCGTTCCTGGTGGGCCTCCTGACGGGTGTCATCGCGTCGCTCATCAACCTCGCCATCGAGAACATCTCCGGCCTCAAGATGCTTCACATGGTCCAGCTCGTCCGGGACAAGCGCTACTGGGCGGGGTTCCTCTACTTCTCCGGCATCAACTTCGCGCTcaccttcgtcgccgccgtgctctGCGTCGTCTtcgcccccaccgccgccggccccggcaTCCCCGAGATCAAGGCCTACCTCAACGGCGTCGACACGCCCAACATGTTCGGCATGCCGCAGCTCATCGTCAAG ATCATCGGCAGCATCTGCGCGGTGTCGTCGGGGCTGGATCTGGGCAAGGAAGGCCCGCTGGTGCACATCGGGGCGTGCCTGGCGAACCTGCTGAGCCAGGGCGGCGGCATCCGCTGGCTCCGCTACTTCAACAACGACCGGGACCGGCGGGACCTGATCACCTGCGGCGCCTCCTCGGGCGTCTGCGCGGCGTTCCGTTCCCCGGTCGGCGGCGTCCTCTTCGCGCTGGAGGAGGTGGCCACGTGGTGGCGGAGCGCGCTGCTGTGGCGGACCTTCTTCAGCACGGCGACCGTGGTGGTCGTCCTGCGCGGGTTCATCGAGGTCTGCCGCGACGGGCGGTGCGGGCTCTTCGGCGAAGGCGGGCTCATCATCTTCGACGTCAGCGACGTCACCGTCCGGTACCACGTCGGCGACCTCCTGCTCGTGACCCTCGTGGGCGTCATCGGGGGAATCCTCGGCAGCCTCTACAACTACCTCCTCCACATGGTGCTCCGCCTCTATAACCTCATCAACGACAAAGGGAAATCCGCCAAGCTCTgcctcgcgctcgccgtctGCGTCTTCACCTCCGCCGGGCTCTACCTGCTCCCCTTCGCCGTTCCCTGCACCCCCTGCGACCCGGCGTTCGGGGCGGCGTGCCCGTCCACGGGGAAGAGCGGCAACTTCAAGCAGTTCAACTGCGCCGCCGGGGAATACAACGACCTGGCGACGCTCCTCCACGCGACCAACGTCGACGCGACCCGGAACATCTTCTCCACGGGGACTCCCCACGAGTTCCGGCTCGACTCGCTGCTCATCTTCTTCGCCATCTACTGCGTTCTCGGCCTCTTCACCTTCGGCATCGCCGTCCCCTCGGGGCTCTTCCTCCCCATCATCCTCATGGGCGCCGCCTACGGGCGGATCGTGGCGCTGGTTCTCCAGCGATTCGCTCAAATCGACCACGGCCTCTACGCGGTGCTGGGTGCGGCGGCGCTCATGTCGGGGTCCATGAGGATGACCGTCTCCCTGTGCGTCATCTTCCTGGAGCTCACCAAcaacctgctgctgctccccctGACCATGTTCGTGCTGCTCATCGCCAAGACGGTCGGCGACGCCTTCAACCCCAGCATCTACGAGATCATCCTCGACCTCAAGGGGCTGCCGTTCCTGGAGCCCAAGCCGGAGCCCTGGATGAAGGACCTCACAGtaggggagctcgccgccgccaagccgCGGACGGTCTCGCTCCAGGTGGTCGAGAGGGTTTCCACCATCGTGGAAGTGCTGAGGGGCACGGGCCACAACGGGTTCCCCGTGgtgggccggcccaggcccggccTGTCGGAGCTTCACGGGCTCGTGCTCCGCTCGCACCTCGTCGCCGTGCTCAGGAAGCGGTGGTTCCTGACGGAGCAGAGGCGCACGGAGGACTGGGAGGCCCGGGAGCGGTTCTCGTCCGTGGAGCTCGCCGACAAGAGCGCGAAGCTCGAGGACCTCCAGGAGATCACGCccgaggagatggagatgtTCGTCGATCTACATCCGTTTACCAACACCACGCCGTACACCGTCGTGGAGACCATGTCGGTGGCCAAGGCCGTCGTGCTCTTCCGCGCCGTCGCGCTCCGGCACATGCTCATCATGCCCAAGTTCCAGGGACCCGAG ATATCTCCGATCGTGGGGATCTTGACGAGGCAGGACCTGAGGGCGCACAACATTCTGGGTGCGTTTCCTCACCTGGCAAACAAAAGGAAGGCTCATTGA